The Theobroma cacao cultivar B97-61/B2 chromosome 2, Criollo_cocoa_genome_V2, whole genome shotgun sequence genome includes the window CTTACCGAAAACAACATGCTCTCCATCCAACCTGAAAAAGAACGCAAAATGATTAAAAGTTTGATCAACAACTTATTTTCATAATGAGGAATTTGAGATGTTCTATCTCCCATTATCACTGGATAAACAGACACGGAAACATGGTGACTAATCTTTTACAGGCAATGTATTTCACATTAATTGTCCAGATGATGGGCATAGctacaaaaacatatttacATTAGTATCGAGAAAGCCAGCTTTGCCGGATGATTAAAAACATAGAAAAAGCATGACATCCAGGAGGTTGAAAACGGTCTATGAATTAGGTCTCTAAacccaaaacatttttttttttttttttttttttttgttttacagaAAGATTCTTCATCCCTCCACCTAAATTTGAACATGCCATTACCATATAGCTTACCAGCTGGCTTTGACAGTGGTGATAAAAAACTGGGAGCCATTAGAATCAGGTCCTGTATTAGCCATGGAAACTACACctgcaataaaatattaaagagagaaacaactgaatgtttgaagaaaaattgacaataaaaaggaagaaactaGACAAcagagaaaacattaaagcttttAAGCTCAGAAAGCATTTGTGTCCATAGATCATATCTAATTAAAACAAGACAGACAGCTAAATAATACATATAAGAATACCTGCATGtgaattttttatcttaaaagtTCTCATCAGGAAAGGTGCCACCATATATAGACTCACTTCCCCTTCCATCACCATGAAATATATCACCACCTTGAATCACAAATCCAGATATTATACGATGGAATGGTATTCCCTTATAACGAAGGGCTTTCCCACTGGCACCCTTGCCTTTCTCTCCTGCAGATGGGAAGCAAAAACTTAAGCATATTTTaccataaaattttaaactggCTATCAATAGTACTGGTAGGTACAAAACTAACAAAAAGCTAAGACTGAAGTACCTGTACACAAAGCCCTGAAATTTTCTGCAAACAACAACTGATAGCATTAGCCAGCCATTCAACAATTAATGGAACAAGTTAGAATATAGTAAAAATTGGAAATAATtggagaaagaaactaataaaTCTAAATCAGCTTAAAAGGTGAGCTTTTCTCACACATGACATATGACAAGGCTTAAAGTAGCTTGTGCATGGCTAATGTGCCAATGGTTTCAAAAAACTAATAAGTTTCTAAGCAACTAAATCTATTGAGACAGACGATCAAAACATACCAACAGTTTTTGGCACAACTTCGCCATACAATCCAATGATGATTCTACCTGCAGAGCACAAATTGTAGCACTTTTAAGctaaaaagaaacaagtcTCATCACTGATCATGTGGGAAAAAGAAGTTGTACCAACGCGCTGGCCATCAATATCAACATCCAAGTAGACTCTGTGGGTGATTTCATGCTCCTCTTCTACAGTCGCCTCTTCCTCCTGAGAAACAATTAAAGGGTCAATTACTACTAAAAATTGTTGACTTAACCTATCCAAATTAACAGAATGAGGCAAAATCAGATAAACAACATCAAGGAAACTGCAATCTCATGCTTGTCTCAACAAAGCACATTCAGAACCCCAAATAAAACCCTTTTACtagaaactaaaaaaaagagtaaatgCTCAGGTTGTAAGAGGACACTTCAAAATATCTTCATTGCATCTTTCATGAATAGCATATCTCAGAAACAAGCTTTTACCATAACCACCCAATTCAGAAATATATCCAGAAAAATCACTGAATTTGAATCATATCCAACAAAATAAACAgaacaaaaaaccaaaatgaaACGGAACCCATCAATCCCATTAGAGTATATTGAAAACCCAAATCTGTTTTACCGTAAAAAGTGCTactaatgaataaaataatccaaattCAGATCCAAAGACTACATATCTACACATGTCCAGGTATGGGGTatttagaaaagaagaagCGTACCCGTTTAGTACcggataaagagaaaatgacgaaaattgAGAGGACGATGAAGAGCAGAAGGCATCGAGGTTGTACCAAAATCGAGATCTCCCGACGCatctttttgtttgttaatCTTTTACCCTAATGATTAACAATAACACCTTAAATTACTTTCCATTTGAATTACAAACACAGAACAAAGAAAtcccaatttttctttttttttttcaaatataatcaCTCTCAGTTACCTAGCAAGAAGGGTAGAAGCCTGGAGAGTTTGCGCACCGGGCcttattttattaatcaaaggAAAACACTTTATTTACCACATAATAACTAAATAAACGTTCaactattaagaaaaaaaaaaatcattaaaatttttatatttattttaatttaatcatttttatgattaatatttaatatttatcttcaatcaaaatattactaaTTTTATATCAAGTTATAttgttaatatattataataaataataaaattcatgataactttattatgttttgattaattattagtttaattatgttttaattaataataattaattgatttgatataaaataaattatatgaatttaattggagtaataataaaataataaaaatatatttaaatttttttaaataattaaaaaaaactttactGTTTAAACCAAGatttatttactatttaattttactgCCATTACTAGAGTAATATTGAGATTGAGAAATGAGTTAATGAGAAATTTTAGACTATTCCCGGTTGTATTATTGTAAAACGATCTTCCGCAATCCATCAGGAGTTGGGACCATCACCATTTTTCATCGGAGCCAANTAATTTTATATCAAGTTATAttgttaatatattataataaatagtgaaattcatgataactttattatgttttgattaattattagtttaattatgttttaattaataataattaattgatttgatataaaataaattatatgaatttaattggagtaataataaaataataaaaatatatttaaatttttttaaataattaaaaaaaactttactGTTTAAACCAAGatttatttactatttaattttactgCCATTACTAGAGTAATATTGAGATTGAGAAATGAGTTAATGAGAAATTTTAGACTATTCCCGGTTGTATTATTGTAAAACGATCTTCCGCAATCCATCAGGAGTTGGGACCATCACCATTTTTCATCGGAGCCAAGCACGTGTGGCACTTGTAAAGAAGAGAAGGAGAATCTAAATGAGCCCAGTCTCATTTATAGATAGGCCTGGGCTGAGATTCATATATTATTACGATTAGACCCAATGGGCTAAATGAGCTTCTACAGTAAGCCCAACTGCTCGTATTGGATACAATTGATTCGAAAggataataataacaaatgatattttaatggAAACTATCCAAGTAAAAAATGTTGTGCTATGTTTCTTCTTTGCCTAAATTTGCTAAATTTGTTGGTttgcctttatttttttttcaggaTGATTAATTGGATGTCTATATTTACATATAATACATATACAAACCtatattttccattttaaatacaaataattttaatgttaaaaattgCATGCTAGAAAGAAAACTATAGTGGCCTAAATTTACATAAACAAATCTTAATAGCTTTTTGGAACAAGTGACTTTCTTCATCCATGTCGAGGCCAATCTGAATTCTCATTTGCATCAGCAACTTGTAATTCTCTATAATATAAGAAGCCTCGAATCACATTCATCTCAAAGTCTTTTATAATGAACATGTTGAGGCTCGCAATTTGAGCTAACTGGTACCGACAGTTATTTTGCCTAAAAGAATCATTACTAATCTAGTACTTGTATGATCAGAAGTGTAAGTCACCGATCACCAGTTTGTTGATTTGAAATAGGATTAGACTGAATAAGCTATAACATAAAAGTTTATTCATAAAGAGGTAACCAGTTTGTTGGTTTGAAGTAGGATAAAGGAAACTTCCAAGACTAAATAAGTgataaaagataaaagtttGATTTGTCTatagttaaaagaaaaaaaaaagttgactttatctatagtttttttttatgaatttaatgtattattttattttaagtatttATACACagataaacatatatacatatatgttacATTAAACACATTAAAGAAAGTGAGTCCATATTTTCATTCCATATCCAATAAGTAAGAGATCTTGAAAAGTTTATAAACGGAAGCCTTGTACAACTTACTTGTtggtattaaaaaaaatggattcGATTTATAAACTTGTTGGTGTAATGTTTTCCAAATGAAAACGAGTAGATGTTTTTCCTAATTTTTGCAAATCAACATGATTCATGATGAAacattagtttaattttatttttttaagcataTATTATAGCAAAAAGGGattcaaaaattcaaggaCCATAGCAActtgcatttttttatttagttaagTTCggtttaattgaattttttatttatttcacaAAAACGGAAACATTATTAAGACTTAAttattctcaaaattatttataaataaatgctAGTACAAAGTGTATGATACTTTTTGTGGTTAATGCAATCTTATTAcgtcttttaaattttgttttttttaatttggaaaaaagagattttgaatcttactttttaataaaaaaattatgtatcaatcaataaattaaatattcaaatgtatttttgaacttcgaaaatataataaaaaaaatccaactGTACTTCTTGTTTTAGGCCACACGATTTGTACTTGTTCTGCATTTTCCTCACATGCTTGAATATTGATGCAACACAGTTTTAATGGTGGGGTtgcttatgattttttataataaagcCTACAAATGCATAACTGCAGCTAGCTTGACCTTTGTTTTGGGGCAGGTGGTTTTTGCTTCTAACACCAAGAAAAATCTCAACGACGAGGAAGACGTGTAAAAGATTCGCTTCATTGGGAAAGTTTCATATTTCATATATTGAAGTGTCACAAACAAGGAGTGGTATTCACCTGACTCAATAAAACTACATAACAAAGGTGTTGAAACGATTCAACATGAACAATTGCAAGACAACTGAAACTCCTTTGAATGCAAAAGAGAAATTGTCAATTGACTCAAGTAACAAGCTCTACAATTCCAGTGAATATAGAAGTTTAATTGGTTGCCTTCTCTATATATGTTCAACTCGATCAGAACTAATGTTTGCTGTCAGTCACTTGTCAAGATTCATGCAACAACCATGTCAATCACATCTTACAACAACCAAAAGGATTTTGAGGTATCTAAAAGGTACAGCAAGCTATGGTGTTGCATTCATACAAGCTAAAACCATTGAACTTGTAGGATTTTCTGATAGTAATTGGGGAGGTAGCATTGATGATGTCAAAAGTACCTCTGGATATGTATTTACTCTTGGGAATGGAGTGTTTTCATGGAATTCACACAAGCAAGAATCAGTGGCACAATCCTCAGCAGAAGCAGAGTACGTAGCAGCTGCTGCAGCCGCAAATCAAGGGATATGGTTGAGAAAAATTCTACTTGATCTTGGAATGCCGTTGATGAATCCTACCAAGGTGTTTGTTGACAACAAATCTGCAATATCAATAGCTCAAAATCCAGTTTTCCATGGGAGAACTAAACACATTCATGTAAAATATCATGCCTTGAGGGATGCACAAAAGAAAAGTGAAATTCTTGTACAATATTGCTCATCTGATGATCAAGCTGCTGATATTATGACTAAGCCTCTTTCTAAGGTTAAGTTTGAACATAATCAAGAAATACTTATGGTAAAGAATGCAAGCATTAAGGAAGGGTGTTAAGAATAATACTTGCATGGCTTGGTGTCCGTGTATGTGCAGTTGCTGATTACTTGGATAAAGACATGCAGTTGCTGGTTATTTGGATTTAGACATGCAGTTACTTGTAgtaaattgtttttaaacttcCTTTTAACACTTGTAATCCATGCCTTAATACTTGAATCCacgtcttgacaagtgttatgtATGTAACTATcttttttatgtataaataGGGGTGTTTAGTATAAATAAAGTGTGCCTTCATCAGAACAATTTCTGTTCTTCTTTAAAATTCCTTCTCTGGTTTGTTGCTGCACGCAAATGCAATTATGCATTAGTGTGGAAAACTATCCTTTTAAGCATTTGAGCTAAAGAGTGCTAATTACACTCACGAAAAACAGGTTTTATCTTTGTTCAATTTATCTTGCTTTGAATTGGTTTTTTAACATTACTGttatatatacttaattaaaaaaagtactGCTTACTCAAAAGTTCCATTTTTGGACTAGCTTGTTTATTGTTCTGTATGACTAGATGCTTTCAATAGTAgtagaattttcaaaaatttctagtAAAAATTCATGTCATTCCCAAGACAATGAGTATTTTCACTGTTGAAAATCTCtacaatttcaacaaaaatttctaatttttcgattttacTACTTACAGATGTGCATATTCCTGTGCATGGGAGGCAACAGCACAACATGGATGAACACGGCGGTGTTAGTAACTTGCATCCGCAACTTCCGCCGCAACCGTGGCCCAGTATCCGGCATCTTGAAAGGCTATGTCGGTCTCAGCACCGCCATCTTCACCGACCTCTGCTCCGCACTCTTCTCCAACGACCTCATCATGCTCGCGGTCATCCCCTTCGCCGTTTGCCTCACGGCCATCTTCTTCCTCCGTGAAATCCCCCAAACCGCCTCCGTTGCGGCAGAGAAGGAAGAAACCCGCTATTTCGCAATATTTAACATAGTAGCAGTCGTAGTCGCTGTTTATCTTTTGGCTTACGATTTCATCGGTTAGACCAATCAAGTTTTTTCGTTCGTTTTTGCGGTTATTCTCCTTATTTTATTAGCTAGTCCGTTGGCAGTTTCGGTTTATTCTTTTGTAAAGAGTTGGCGTTTGGTCGGGTTCGAAGCTGACAAGGAGCGACAGGAACCGTTGCTGAAAGAGGAAGCTACGGAGGCAAGGAAAGCGGAGATTGTTGcagaggaggaggaggaagtGGCGGCTGCTGCTGTGGCGGCCGAGGTAGAGGTGGCAGTGGTGGAAAAGAGtaggattttaaattaatattttaaaggcATTATCCACTCGTTATATAAACTTCTGCTGCGTGAAAGATTCTATATACCAAATAATTAATTCCTGTCGACATTCCACTTTTAAGCAAGGgattcaagaaaaagaaattaattagcaTTTAAAGTTTTGAGTTTTACTATGGCTTCTGATATACGTTGAAGAAACGCCATGAATGTGTCACGATTTCCAATTTCACATAGTAGGACCAGAATATGATGATCCGCAAAGAGCACTTTCACTGAATCCAACTTGGTCTCTCCTCCTTTAATTCTCCAAGTGCAGCAGTGACCCCTCAAAGTGGGAATCCGCGTCTAAACGTGCAATAGAGTTGGtgagaaataataaaagcagCTTCATAATTTGTTCTTTGTAACTAGGTACATGGCCATGAAAGTAAGTCAGAAATGAGATTTGacggatatatatatatatatggaccTACcccaaaaatatcaaatattagCAGGGTAAAGTGCCCTTTTGGCTTTGTTACGCACAATTATAACTTTTGGATAAGAACCATTGGTGTGAATTTAAGTACAAGCCAACTCTTGCGTGCATCATTTGCTAACAAAGGCAAATTCGACCTCTTGAGTATAGGATCCTTACCTAGTAAGTTAAAAGGAGTGAaaatataagtaaataataaaagggGTTTTTCCCATTACTGAAAACAATTGAGCTCTTTATTGAACAAGCCTCAAATACTGTACAATGCAACGATCGAATCTGATGGTATGCACAATTTGCCAATAGGCAGTAGTAACAACCTCGTACAGATATCAAATGACAAATCAACAACAACGACATTATTTTTGAGTTACAGGGATGTCTCTATACACCAAAAGTTCTAGTAGGGAAGGATGATCTACTGTTCCTACTGATTGGTAAATGAACATAGACCTCATGAACCTCCTGCTTGTAGACTTCTCCTCTATCTCTATCAATTGCATAGCAGATGTAAACAGTGTCGATTACATTGTCCAACACATGGACAAAGAAACCCAGCACTATGATTAGTAGCACCCATGCAAGAACAGCAACGATGTATGCATTAACCCCTAGATCGCTAACGCCATGTAAGATAGCACATACCTGCATATACGTATTCAATACAggtaatataaatataagaagaaagaaaacaataacAAGCCCAGCAAATTATTCTATTTAGTGATGAGAGACTCACCACAATGGCATAAACTGCTGAGAGGACAAAAATTACTCCTGCTAACAAACGAGTTGATACAGTCTCCACAAAAACAGCAGAGAGTAGGTTTCGCTTTAGAAGCTCATACGTCATCCTTGCAGATGTGCAGTAAGCTTCACCAGTTATTGCTGCAAAGTTGATGGTGAACTTGTTAAGAAAGTCTATTGCTGACAGTAGGGCATTAACACAACACCGCAGGACAAGGTTGACTATCCCAGGAACATCTTCTTCTCTAGCACTATCAACAGCAGCACGCACCAGTCGAACAGCACAAATAAGTAGTCCAGATAGACAGACAGTGCCAGAAGAAGGACCAAATGCATTTCTGCAAGTGTTTAGAATCCAAAGATTAAAAGGATTAACATGTTATAACCATTAATTTTCTAGTCAGAAAGCTAACTATTTAAAAACCAACATACATTAGTGATGCCTTAGAAGGATGTCTAGTTTGGCTTTCACTATCGCAgacatttcatcaaattatCCTTCGGAAAACATCTTAACAATATATAATACTTGTTAAAGCAGGTGAGGATATGATTCAAGAAGTTAACATGCTGTCTAGTAGACAAGAAGCTAATATGTTTCCTAATCTCAACCAAAAAAAACCTAATAGACAGCAATTTAAATATTCTATAAAAGAACTTAACATGCTGCCTTCTGACACGGCAAGTTCGGCGCAAAAACTGGAGAAGTTGCCCTTTTTTCATGCCAATCTAACACAACAAAGGGATGCACAAAGGAACTAAACGGTTATAATATACCAAGGAAAGTTGGTCAgcataaaacacaaaaaagaaacactGGTGGAGGAGCATGCTCTCCTACATATTGTTAGACACTCTTCTGTCCATGCTAGTAAATACAAAAACCATGTTGAGTTAAATTGATAATCTAAACCACAGTAAATTGCCAGGGCTGTCATCTTCAATACTCAAGTACAAATACTTGACTAGAATACATCAATGCATCTAAAAACCATATCTAAATCTATGTTATCAACTATGTACCATTACTATCACACTAAGCTGATCACCAAGATCATAATCTTTGATAATGAATCAATACAATCTAGTGTTCATACGTTAAGCATGTATCCAAAACAGCCAATCAAAATCACAAATAAAATCCAACTCAAACTTAGTTTCAGCTACCATCACCCAAAAGTAGAAAACTGTATATATTAGTACACTAAAATGCATAGATTGTtatgaagaaaaactgaaaacaGTAGGAAGTTACCTCAAAGAACTTCTTATACTCCGCTTAGGTTTGGAATCATCCTTGGAGAAGTACCACTGTGCAATAGTGCCACTGATCACATAAACCTGAGCTTCCACCATTGCAGTCAAAGACCACAACATTGTCAAAATCGCCAATGTGTAATAAGCAGGCACCCAGCTATCTTGTTTCCAAACACAAGTATACCCCCCATTCGATTCTTTAGCCACAATTTTCCCATTAAATCTAGCAAACACCAAGAACACAACAATTGGCGCATAATAGATCACCAATCCAACTGTCAACAACGGTATCACCAAAAACAATCCTAAATTCCTCGAAAGCGCATCAGAAGCAACCGCAATAATC containing:
- the LOC18607641 gene encoding CTL-like protein DDB_G0288717, translating into MGSTEEETNTSKPVSLYDAALPTTPLLSKPTTSSTYLSPPIEEPAQPDPSEPDPTQFLQISFNYGPRPFKDLPFLILFVLLVVCTFAFGIFSIFHRNTNYSNVSSFTYDSNSTSCVQDSSFLSNSDWVFEISLVSLSSSSLWTYLVWTLVITLILSVPIWFLLLFLLKHYTKQIVYALIPFFIIMPIFFDVYWFVACTLTSSCSDAFPLVYRILVLVFVLLVVGIIVWIIVSNWQRIELTVRIIAVASDALSRNLGLFLVIPLLTVGLVIYYAPIVVFLVFARFNGKIVAKESNGGYTCVWKQDSWVPAYYTLAILTMLWSLTAMVEAQVYVISGTIAQWYFSKDDSKPKRSIRSSLRNAFGPSSGTVCLSGLLICAVRLVRAAVDSAREEDVPGIVNLVLRCCVNALLSAIDFLNKFTINFAAITGEAYCTSARMTYELLKRNLLSAVFVETVSTRLLAGVIFVLSAVYAIVVCAILHGVSDLGVNAYIVAVLAWVLLIIVLGFFVHVLDNVIDTVYICYAIDRDRGEVYKQEVHEVYVHLPISRNSRSSFPTRTFGV